A stretch of DNA from Rheinheimera sp. MMS21-TC3:
TTTGCTTGGCTAGCTAAAATAAAGTGTTCGGCTTTACCTTGCGCCTTAACGGCTAAAAAAGGCAGCGGTGTGCGAGTCTGGCTATCACTATTAGCATCCGTAGCATTAGTATCAGTAGCAGCAGAGCCAAATCCAAAAGCGCCTTGAGGGCTTTGCTCTGCTTGGCTAAATAACGCATTCACCGCAGCCACTAGGTCTGTAGTCGAACGATAGTTTGTACTTAAATTATAATGACGCTGCTCAGTTAAACGCTTAGCGTGCAAGTAAGTATGTAAATCTGCGCCACGGAAACTATAAATAGCTTGCTTAGGATCGCCCACTAACACTAGCCCTGTTTCGCGGCTAGTAACATCAGGATAAATAGCCTGAAAAATAGCAAACTGTATTGGATCTGTGTCTTGAAACTCGTCAACCATAGCAAACGGATATTGCTGGCGAATACGCGCGGCAAGCACTTCTCCACCTGGGGCATTTAGGGCTTGGTGTAAATCAAGAAGTAAGTCGTTAAAGTCGCGCTCAGCTCCTTGCTTTTTACGTTGCCTAAATTCTGCGGTTAACCATAAGGCCGCATGATGGCGAACATGAATGGCGATATCAGGTTGCTGCTCTAATAGCTGCAAAGCCTGATCAAACAAAGCAAACACCGGATGTTGCACTAATGGCTGGCCTTTTTTAGTGCCGGCTGTTAAATGCTCTAGGCTGAACTTTTTTACATTCTTCGCAAAATCGCTTTGTTGCCAATGTAACAGCTCTGGCTCTGCTATTATTTTTTGCCACCATGCGCGCTCCTGCTCTTGCCAGCTTGCTTTGCGAAACTTACCGCCGTGTAACCAACTATTAGCATAGGCATCGTCTAACTGCGCTAAGGCTTCAGCATCAAGTGCTTGCTGCATTAGCTGACAATGGGCCTGCATTAGGTTTACCCAATCAGCTAAAGGTTGCGCCACTTGATCTGGGCTTAAGGCTTCAGGTAAATCGGTACCCTTAACGGTAAAGTGTAAGTTGCCGGCATCGGCTTGTAACCAAGGCTTAATATCTGCCAGTAAGTCATCAGGAGACTTACTGACATTCCCCAGCGCCTGTAATAGGTTTGGATCTTGTAATGGGTATAAAAAACTGCGCCAATAATCGCAAGCTAAAGTATGTAATAATTGCTTATTGTCATTGCTGAGGTTCTCGCCAAAAGCCGCGCCAGAGTCAAAGGCATGCTCGCTTAACATACGCTGGCACCAACCATGAATAGTAAAAACAGCTGCTTCATCCATCCATTGCGCGGCGCGCTCTAACACGCCGGCACAACGAAAATGCAATTCTGGCGGGTATTCGGCTAATAAATCTTTAATAAAGCTATCCGCACTTTGGTGTTGGCGAAAAGCGATAGCCGCTTCCACTAAGCGAGCCCGAATACGATCGCGCAGCTCAGCCGTTGCCGCTTTAGTGAAGGTGACCACTAATATTTCTGGTGGTAATAAAGGCCGGTTAAAGGCAGTTTGCCCGGCGACACCATGGCCCAGCACTAAACGCAGATATAACGCAGCCAAGGTATAGGTTTTGCCCGTACCGGCACTCGCCTCTATTAATCGGCTGCCATGCAGTTCAAACTGTAATGGCTTAAGCGTAATCACAGCACTGGGATCTGAATTTACCTGTTGTTTAGTCAAGATCAGACTCCTGCTTAGCTAATTTGGCATTTAATAACGGTTGATATAGCTGCTCTGCCCATGTTGCAAAACCTGCTTGCTCTAGACTCGCAAAATCAGGGTAATAGCGTTGTAGCTCGGGGCTATTATCCCGTTCACCGCCAAAGTTGTAACCCCCTTCATAGGTTTGCCGACACTTTTCTGCATCTTGAGTTTGCAGCCAACATATTGCCGTTTTTGGCATTACAGGTAGCGGCTGCTGCAAGCCTTGTTGCCAATAGTTAACCAACTGCTGTAGCTGCGCAAAAGCGCTGTCTTTCGCTTGCGCTATTAGCTGCACTTTATCATCTAACCCATACTGCAAGGTGCTTACCTTAGCGCCTTGCGCATTGGCGACTAATTGCTGTAACCAACTAGTGCGCAAGGTATACCAACGCAATTGGTCATCTTTACGAATAGCGCTAGCGCGTAATAATATCAGTGCTTGTTGCTCAATGCCTGACGAGCCAGCTTGGTAGAGCTGAGTTAAATTGTCGTTTAATGCCACATCAGCAAACTGCAAGGAAATAGCTAAGGGCTGAGCAGCTTTTTGCCAAGCGATGCCATCAGAGCGATATCGATTAAAAACTACCTCTACTTCACGCTCTATGCTTGCCGCAACATTTTGGCCAAATATAGCCAGTGGTAATTTAGCTTGCTGGCTTAATTGGGCTACAGCGGCAGATAAATCAAAATCGGGTTTATGTAACAGCTGTTGCAATAACTGCTGCTTTAATTGATAAAGTTGCAGAGTGTTGAGTACAAAAGGCTCATCATCCTGCGCTTGCATTGCCGACTGATAAAAGCGGGTTTTAAAGCGTTGATTTAAATAATGCCGACAGGGGTTGGCTAAAAAGTCATCTAATAAACGCACACTTAATACCGGCAAAGCCTCTTGTTGCGCTGTACTGCTAAGTGAGTCTGTACATGCTGGCTCAGTCTGATGCGCAGCTTGCCATTCATAAGCATAGGTTGCGTATTCACCATTAAAATAGCGTGGCGAAAAAGGCTGTAATGGGTATTCTTGGGTAAGTGCTTTTAACACAGGTAAGCCTGACTGATGCTGCCAGCCTTGCGTTATTACATCACCTAATTGACTTACCAGTACGCTAGGCGGTAGCTCACTATTATTGCGAATATGCTTGCCTACCCAGCTTATATATAAGGCTTGTCGAGCACTGAGCATGGCTTCTAAAAATAAAAATCTATCATCATCACGTCGCGAGCGATCACCAGGGCGATAATCATTGGCCATTAAATCAAAGTCATCACTTTGCCGAGTACGCGGGTATTCGCCATCGTTTAAACCCAGTAAATAGACCCGTTTAAACGGAATAGCCCGCATAGGCATTAAGGTAGAAAAAGTTAAACTACCGGCCAAGAAACGCTGGCTTAAGCCTGATTCACTGGCTTGATCTAACCAAGCTTCACGCAGCACTGCTAGACTAATGTCACCGCTAAAATCTCCACTTAGGCCAGCATCCACTAACTGCTGCATAGCATCAGCTAAACGGCCATAAATAAGCTGATCTTGATCACTGCTAAAGTCGAATAAATCCGTTAATAAACCGGGCTGTGCAAACAGCATTTGTTGCCACTTTGCTAAGCTGGCTTGGGGTTGAGCAACAAGTTGTTGCTGCCAATGTTTAAGCTGCTGAATAAATTGCAGTAAAGGCCCTACTTCTGCGGCGGCTAAGCCTGACACTTCAGCATAAGGTGCCCGGCCCTGCCATTGTTCAACATCACCAAGGGCAAAGCCAAGCAGCATACGCTCTATACCAAACATCCAACTATAATTATCGGCCAGTTGATCTAAGCCTAAGCTAGCACGTTGTTCGCCATCTAACCCCCAGCGCACCCCCGCTTCATTTAGCCATAAGCGAATTTGCCCTAGCGCCTGAGGATTAATAGCAAAACGGCGCTGAATGGCAGGAACATCCAGCAAGTCACTCATTTCGGTTAAGGTAAAGCGTTGCTCTGGTAGCTGTAAAATATATTCTAACGCCACCATTAACGGCTGACTGCCACGCAAACTTTGATCGGCTAAGGTATAAGGTAAATAGCGTTTATCATCGCGGTTTAAGCGGCCAAATACCGCATGGATATGGCTTTGATATAAGCTAATATCTGGCATCATAATAATAATATCACGCGGTAATAAGCTGCTATCACTGGAAAATTGACTGAGCAAATTATCTTGCAGAATTTCTACTTCACGTTGGCGGCTATGGGCAACATGAAAGCTAATACTCTTATCGTCAGCGGCTACGACTCTAGGTTCGGTTGGGCTGGCATTTAGCTCTAACATATCTTGCTGTAGCTGTTGCAATAAAGGCAGCTTAGCGATATCTGCTACCGGCTCAGAGAATAAGTCTATTTTATTATTAAACCAATGCTGATACTGCTCTGGTTGGTCAAATTTATCCAGTAAACTAATGTAATCGCGACCTTGCTTACCTAAACTCGCCAGCAAAACAGGCGCATGTAAATACAGTTCATCGGCATCAAGCACTTCGGGCAAGCCTGGCTTACGCTGCTGACGCTTTTGTTTAGCACGCATATCATCTTTGATGCTACTAATATCGCCCCAAAAATGCCGACACGGATTAAGTACCGTTAGTAACACTTGGCGCTGCGACCCCAAAGCCGCCAGCAATTCTAAGGTTTGCTGAGCTAACGATGACACCCCAAACACCACTATGCGATCAGGCAATAAATCTGGCCTAGCTAATTGGCCTTGCTGTAATGCGGCTAACGCCTGATTATGCACATCTGCTCGGCTAGAATAGGCTAAATCACCTGAGGAGCTGGCAATATCCTGCTGCAATAAACGCCAGAGCGCCGGCTGCCATAATTGATCGTCTGGGACGATTTTAAGGGGGGTTTTAGCTAAAACATCGTCGCCATTACGCCAATGTTGTAGCCAGTCGGCTCGATACACTTGATATTGGTCGAATAGGTCGGCTAAACGCAGCGCTAACTGATAGCTTTTTCGCCCATCTAAGTCTTGCTGTAAATAGCGGTTTAAAGGCGCAAACACCGGATCGGTTAACTGGTTTAATAAGCCTAAAATGCGCCAGCTTAAGTTGTTTTTATCATAAGGTAAGCTTTTAGGAATGGCCTCGCCTAATACGGCCCGATAAAGCTGCCAAACAAATTGGTTGGGTAATTCAACCTGTAAACCCGCGGCAATACCAGGATGACCATTAGCGGTTTCGGCTAAGGCCATTTTTAGCCACTGAGCAATACCGTTACTTTGTACTAGCACCTCTTCTGTGCCCAGTACGGGCACTGGATTAGCACTTAACCACTGTACCAGTAACTCGCGTAGCGTTTCTAATTGATTACTATGAATAACCACAAAGCCAGGCTGCAGCATGCTAACTCTCTACAAAAACAATATCTTGGCAGATTAGCACAGCAACTAAGATTTTAGAATGGACATCACTGGTAAAAAATACAGCAGTAATAAGTTAACCGGCCATAATTCGTAAATAACCTAAAATAACGTTATTATTCAACATCTCTAATTAGGCTGCGGAGACAGCATGGCTGCAAAATTTCGTATTAATAAAACCGTTTTACTAGTCATGCTAGTTATTATTGCTGGCTGTGCTGCACTTGCAACGCGTGATCTTAATCAAAAATTTGGTGAAACAACCCCGACAAACCGAGCTAGCGCAATAAGCTCTGCAGTTAATGCTGCTAAAGATGATGTTTATCATCAAACGGTTAAACCCATTTTAGAACAGCGCTGTGTTGTCTGTCACGCTTGTTATGACTCGCCCTGCCAGCTTAATTTAAGCTCTATTGCCGGCATAGAGCGCGGCGCCCATAAAGACTTAGTTTATGATGCAACTCGTTTTAATGCTGCTAAGCCTAATCGTTTATTTATCGATGCCTTAGAAATACAGCAATGGCGTGAGCGTGGCTTTTTTCCTGTACTGAATGAGCGCAAACAAAATATTGAAGCCAATACCCAAGCCTCATTATTAGCCCGCAGTCTAATGTTAAAGCAGCAACATCCGCTGCCAGATACGACTATTTTGTCAAACCAGTTTGATTTTAGCTTAAACAGAGCTCAGCAGTGCCCAACTATAGAAGAATTTGATGGCTTTGCCAGTAACCAGCCTTTAGCTGGCATGCCTTATGGTTTGCCCGCTTTAGCTCCTGATGAGCATAGCAAATTACTCACTTGGTTAGCCCAAGGGGCAAAAATGACAACCGAGCCGCCTTTAGCTGATAGCGAATTACAAGCCATACAAAAACTAGAAACTTGGCTTAACGACGATAGCTTAAAAATGCAGCTAAGTGCGCGTTATATTTATGAGCATTTATTTACCTCACACCTCTATTTTGAGCAACTGGTTACTGCGCAACAGCAACCGCAGTTTTATAACTTAGTCCGCTCAACAACTCCGCCAGGCCAAGCAATTGACATAGTCGCTAGTCGACGCCCTTACGACGATCCTAAGGTAAGCAGAGTCTATTATCGCTTACAACCGGTGCGGGCCACTATTGTTAATAAAACCCACCAACCCTATCCAATTAATAAAGACTTATTAGCTAAGTGGCAGCAGTGGTTTGTTGCAGCCGATTATAAGGTGGCAGAGCTACCTAGCTATCAGCCAGAAATTGCTGCTAATCCGCTAACGGCTTTTGTGCAACTGCCGGTTAATGCGCGTTATCGTTTTATGCTAGAGCGGGCTGAAAATACAATTATGGGCTATATCAAAGGCCCCGTTTGTCGTGGCCAAGTGGCATTAAACGTAATAAACGATCATTTTTGGGTATATTTTCTTGACCCTGATCTTGTTACTAACGACAAGGTAGAAGCCTTTTATCTAGCTCAAAAAGATAACTTACGCTTGCCAGCTGAAGACGAAAGCTCGGCTCGTGCCATTAATTGGCCGGCTTATGCCAAACGCCAAGGTAATTACTTACGCGCTCGCAGCGACTTTTTAAACAGCGTGTTAAAAGATGGCCGCCATTTAACAGCCGATGCGTTATGGGATGGGGATGGCACTAATAATAACGCTAGCCTTACTGTGTTTCGCCACTTTGATAATGCGACTGTAGTAAAAGGCTTAATAGGCGATGCACCAAAAACCGCTTGGGTTATTGATTATGTATTGCTAGAGCGCATTCATTATTTATTAGTTGCTGGCTTTGATGTCTATGGTAACTATGGTCATCAATTAATGACCCGCTTATATATGGACTTTTTACGCATGGAAGGCGAGTCTAACTTCCTAGCTTATTTACCGCCAGAGGTACGCCGCGCTGAATTTAAAGACTGGTATCAAAAAGCGGGGGTTGAATTAACTCAGTTTATTGCCGGCGATATTAACCCCTTTGCTCAGCCTACTGGTATCACTTTTAATACTGACCAACCTAAAGCCGAGCTTTATCAAATTTTTGCCAACAAACTAAGCCAAGTTCAACCAAAGCGTTACCAACTAGAAAACAGCTCTTTGAGCGTAAACAGCCAGGCCTTATTGCAGCAGCTGGGCAAAATTAAAGGCAAAGCGGCGTCGCTTTTACCTGAACTGACCATGATTATGCTGCAGCCCACTGACAGCAACTTAGCGCCGCAATTATTTACCTTGATAAGAAATAGCGCCCACTACAATGTGAACAGTTTATTTAAAGAGGAAAGTAACCGTGACTATGCCAATGATAATATGACTATTGTTAATGGTTTATTAGGTAGCTATCCCAATGTATTTTGGCATGTTAAAGAAACTGACCTAGCTAAAGTCGTCGCTATGGCCCAGCAGCTAACCAATGAACAAGATTATCAGCGATTATTAAATAATTATGGTGTGCGCAGAACCGCCAGCGACTTTTGGCAGTTTAGTGACCAACTCAATGCTATTTTTAATCAACTTAACCCTATAGAAGCCGGCTTATTAGACTATAACCGCTTAGATAACAGATAATCGTTCAAAACCCTTTAAGCATAAAGAGCCTACGCATCAGGTAGGCTCTTTAGTTGCAACTGCAATCTGAACTGCGAAGTTTAATTGCCAGATCTAGAAGCCAACATACACAGCAAACATCAACATTAATCCTGCCATAAATGCAAAAATGGCGACCAAGGGTGCAATAAAGCGCGCCCACTGAGTCCAGCCAACTTGGGCAGTAGCTAAATAAGCCAGTAAGGTACCTGAGGTAGGCGTAATCATATTAGTAATACCATTACCAAATAAGAAGGCCAGTACAGTGCTTTGTCCAGAGACACCGGCTAATTGGCCCATTGGGCCTAAAATAGGCATGCTCACAGCCGCTTGACCTGAAGTAGATGGGATCATGACATCCAATAATAGTTGCGAGCCAAACATACCCACTACAGCAACATAAGCATTATCTTCACCGACTAAATTTACCAGACCATGCACCACACTATCTAACACCTTGCCGTTTTCTAGCGTAATAGCAATGGCCATAGCGACACCAATTAAAATACTGGCAAGTAGAATTTTTTTCATACCACTAACAAAAGCATCAGCGGCTGCGCTAGCCCCCATGCCACTAATAATAGTCAGCAAGATACTTAAACCTAGGTAGTAAGCGGTCAATTGCTGGTTATGCCACTGCCAAGTAGTAGAGGCATAAACTAATCCTCCTACTCCTGCCAATAAAGTTAGCAACAATAATAAATGGCGGTTGCTTAAACGTTTATTACAAACTTCATGCTTAGGTTGATTAGCAAAGCCAGCTTTTTTAATCACTAGCAGCATAAAGCCAATACCCACCACTAAGAAACAAGCAAAGAATAATGCACGCATGCCAGCACCACTAAATACAGGTAAACCTAATAGTGGCTGAGCAATGGTTAAAGGTAAGGGGTTAGTAATAGAGGATAAATAGCCAACCTTAACGGCAACGGTGACAATAGCTAAGCCAATAATAGGCTGCATGCCTAAACGACGCACTAATTCGACCATGAGTGGGATAATTAATAGGTACTCTGATGCTAAGCCTAAAAAGGTGCTACCTAAAGCAAAAATGGTCATTAAAAATATGACTAAACCATAAACATTACCCTGCACCATATTCAGCAGCCGCTCTAACCCTGCATCTACTGCACCTGACGCATTAAGAATGCCAAACATGCCCCCTATCACCAGCACCATAAAAATCAAGCCAGCGCCACGCTGCAAGCCTTGTGGAATAGACATTAACACATCAACTGCCCCTACAGGACGCGCTTCGCCTGCAGGTGCTTGTTGAACGCTACTAAATAAATGGCTGATAGAGCGATCTTTTTCTATCATTTGGTAGCTATCGGCAATTACTAAACCGTTTTCACGCTGGTAACTGCCAGAGTCCAACACATAGGTGAGGACTGCAGCTATCACTAAAATAAACAGCAATACTACGATTGGGTTACGCGTTTTTGGTTTAAGGGCTACCTGGTTATTACTCTCAACCTTAGACTGCGACATAATGATTCCTCAGCACTTATCTAGCTTATGCTAAATCTAAATAATGCTTTATTAAAAAACTGAACATAAATCAGCTTGAATATAGGCAAGCATTTCTGTAGTTAATAACTGTAAATTGGCCTGTAACTCAGTAAAACCTAGGTGTTTACTAAAGCTAGCTTCATCCATATACAAATGACGATTAATTTCAATTTGAATGCTATGCCGGCGTTGGGCAGGATTAGCATAACACTGAGTTAAATAGCCCCCTTTATAAGGCTGATTTAAGCTCACTTGATAGCCCATTTTTTTTAAGCTATTAACAATCACATTAGTAAAGCCGGCATTAGCTGACTGACCGTCTCGGTTACCAATAACAAAATCTGCTCGAGCAGTGCCAGCATCAACATTCATAGCATTACCTTTGGATTTCATCGAGTGACAATCAACATGCCACACGGCACCAAATTCTTGATAGCGCTGATCTAATAGCTGCTGTAACCGTTGATGATACGGTAGATAGTAACGAGTCAAACGTTGTTGCACCTCTTCAACAGCTAAAGGTTTTGCATACATCGCTTGCCCTGGCAGTGCCCATTGTCGCAATAACCCCATACCACGCTCACTATAAGCAGTAGGATTAAGTGGAGCTGGCCAATCACCATCTAACATCACTGCAGGAATATCATCTGGCGCTCGGTTTAAGTCAATATACATTCGCGACGTTGTAGCTGCGAGTACCGTAGCACCTTGCTCGGTACTTGGCATCCATAGCTCATCGACAAAAGCATCCCATCCCGTCTGCATTTGTGTAAGGCTAGCCAAAGGCTGAAAATTTTCTGGCAGCACCATGCCGCTATGTGGTGAATCAAACACTAACGGTTGTACAGCAGTTTGCGGTAAATGTAGTATATAGCTTTCGCTAATTTCAGGCTTCATAAATAGAGTCCCAAAGCTATAGCGGCGATTTTTCCGCTATAGCTAGTAAACAAAAGTGTTTATATAGAAGTCATTAATCAAGAATGATTAACAAAACTTAATACTGGTAGCTCAGTTGCATATATATAAAGCGACCAACGGCATTATAGGTTTGCTGATCAAAGTTAATATTTAGATTAACTAAAGATACTGGAGGCTGTTTATCAAACAAGTTATTTACGCCTACTCGCAATGATAAACCTTGCTCAAATTTATAGCCGCCAGATACACCGTGATAAGCTACCGAACCTATGTGTCGAGGTGCATTTGCAAAGGTTTCAGTACTTTCACCGATATAACGTAAGTTATAGGCTGCTGACCAAGCATTGTGCTGCCATTGCGCGGTTAAACCGGCACGCCATTCTGGATAAGATTCACGCGAACCTGCTGTACCTGCCTTATCTAGTGACACTGTACTGCCATCAGCTAAGGTAGACTCTTCTAGTAACTTAGTTAACTTGC
This window harbors:
- a CDS encoding N-formylglutamate amidohydrolase; the protein is MKPEISESYILHLPQTAVQPLVFDSPHSGMVLPENFQPLASLTQMQTGWDAFVDELWMPSTEQGATVLAATTSRMYIDLNRAPDDIPAVMLDGDWPAPLNPTAYSERGMGLLRQWALPGQAMYAKPLAVEEVQQRLTRYYLPYHQRLQQLLDQRYQEFGAVWHVDCHSMKSKGNAMNVDAGTARADFVIGNRDGQSANAGFTNVIVNSLKKMGYQVSLNQPYKGGYLTQCYANPAQRRHSIQIEINRHLYMDEASFSKHLGFTELQANLQLLTTEMLAYIQADLCSVF
- the recC gene encoding exodeoxyribonuclease V subunit gamma, translated to MLQPGFVVIHSNQLETLRELLVQWLSANPVPVLGTEEVLVQSNGIAQWLKMALAETANGHPGIAAGLQVELPNQFVWQLYRAVLGEAIPKSLPYDKNNLSWRILGLLNQLTDPVFAPLNRYLQQDLDGRKSYQLALRLADLFDQYQVYRADWLQHWRNGDDVLAKTPLKIVPDDQLWQPALWRLLQQDIASSSGDLAYSSRADVHNQALAALQQGQLARPDLLPDRIVVFGVSSLAQQTLELLAALGSQRQVLLTVLNPCRHFWGDISSIKDDMRAKQKRQQRKPGLPEVLDADELYLHAPVLLASLGKQGRDYISLLDKFDQPEQYQHWFNNKIDLFSEPVADIAKLPLLQQLQQDMLELNASPTEPRVVAADDKSISFHVAHSRQREVEILQDNLLSQFSSDSSLLPRDIIIMMPDISLYQSHIHAVFGRLNRDDKRYLPYTLADQSLRGSQPLMVALEYILQLPEQRFTLTEMSDLLDVPAIQRRFAINPQALGQIRLWLNEAGVRWGLDGEQRASLGLDQLADNYSWMFGIERMLLGFALGDVEQWQGRAPYAEVSGLAAAEVGPLLQFIQQLKHWQQQLVAQPQASLAKWQQMLFAQPGLLTDLFDFSSDQDQLIYGRLADAMQQLVDAGLSGDFSGDISLAVLREAWLDQASESGLSQRFLAGSLTFSTLMPMRAIPFKRVYLLGLNDGEYPRTRQSDDFDLMANDYRPGDRSRRDDDRFLFLEAMLSARQALYISWVGKHIRNNSELPPSVLVSQLGDVITQGWQHQSGLPVLKALTQEYPLQPFSPRYFNGEYATYAYEWQAAHQTEPACTDSLSSTAQQEALPVLSVRLLDDFLANPCRHYLNQRFKTRFYQSAMQAQDDEPFVLNTLQLYQLKQQLLQQLLHKPDFDLSAAVAQLSQQAKLPLAIFGQNVAASIEREVEVVFNRYRSDGIAWQKAAQPLAISLQFADVALNDNLTQLYQAGSSGIEQQALILLRASAIRKDDQLRWYTLRTSWLQQLVANAQGAKVSTLQYGLDDKVQLIAQAKDSAFAQLQQLVNYWQQGLQQPLPVMPKTAICWLQTQDAEKCRQTYEGGYNFGGERDNSPELQRYYPDFASLEQAGFATWAEQLYQPLLNAKLAKQESDLD
- a CDS encoding fatty acid cis/trans isomerase; the encoded protein is MAAKFRINKTVLLVMLVIIAGCAALATRDLNQKFGETTPTNRASAISSAVNAAKDDVYHQTVKPILEQRCVVCHACYDSPCQLNLSSIAGIERGAHKDLVYDATRFNAAKPNRLFIDALEIQQWRERGFFPVLNERKQNIEANTQASLLARSLMLKQQHPLPDTTILSNQFDFSLNRAQQCPTIEEFDGFASNQPLAGMPYGLPALAPDEHSKLLTWLAQGAKMTTEPPLADSELQAIQKLETWLNDDSLKMQLSARYIYEHLFTSHLYFEQLVTAQQQPQFYNLVRSTTPPGQAIDIVASRRPYDDPKVSRVYYRLQPVRATIVNKTHQPYPINKDLLAKWQQWFVAADYKVAELPSYQPEIAANPLTAFVQLPVNARYRFMLERAENTIMGYIKGPVCRGQVALNVINDHFWVYFLDPDLVTNDKVEAFYLAQKDNLRLPAEDESSARAINWPAYAKRQGNYLRARSDFLNSVLKDGRHLTADALWDGDGTNNNASLTVFRHFDNATVVKGLIGDAPKTAWVIDYVLLERIHYLLVAGFDVYGNYGHQLMTRLYMDFLRMEGESNFLAYLPPEVRRAEFKDWYQKAGVELTQFIAGDINPFAQPTGITFNTDQPKAELYQIFANKLSQVQPKRYQLENSSLSVNSQALLQQLGKIKGKAASLLPELTMIMLQPTDSNLAPQLFTLIRNSAHYNVNSLFKEESNRDYANDNMTIVNGLLGSYPNVFWHVKETDLAKVVAMAQQLTNEQDYQRLLNNYGVRRTASDFWQFSDQLNAIFNQLNPIEAGLLDYNRLDNR